From a region of the Fibrobacter sp. UWR4 genome:
- a CDS encoding DNA alkylation repair protein produces the protein MLRFTQDILLALRAISNEEEAHEMSKKAREQFDFLGIRLVPRREVTYPLFDKNPPKDGDELVARIEDMWAQPYREIQYAACDYLFRHRALLGGQHLTFLKKLIKTRAWRDTVDTLAACILGDLALRLPALRTKIASWIRDPNVWVRRSAIIFQIQYKDRTDWPLLRQFCLTCAKDDDYYIRNGIGRALSEYARINPQEVRRFVQDNAFAEQTTQEILRMI, from the coding sequence ATGCTTCGTTTTACACAAGATATATTACTTGCTCTCCGCGCAATCTCTAATGAAGAAGAAGCGCACGAAATGTCTAAGAAGGCTCGTGAACAGTTCGACTTCCTCGGAATTCGTCTGGTTCCCCGCCGTGAAGTTACTTATCCTTTGTTTGACAAGAATCCCCCTAAAGATGGCGACGAACTGGTCGCCCGCATCGAAGACATGTGGGCTCAGCCTTATCGTGAAATCCAGTATGCCGCTTGCGATTACCTCTTCCGTCATCGCGCTCTTCTGGGTGGTCAGCATTTGACGTTCCTCAAGAAGTTGATCAAGACTCGCGCATGGCGTGATACTGTGGATACCCTGGCCGCCTGCATTCTGGGTGACCTGGCTCTCCGCCTTCCCGCTCTCCGCACCAAAATCGCTTCCTGGATTCGCGATCCCAATGTCTGGGTTCGTCGCAGTGCCATCATCTTCCAGATCCAGTACAAGGATCGTACCGACTGGCCGCTGCTCCGTCAGTTCTGCCTGACCTGCGCAAAGGATGATGACTACTACATCCGCAACGGTATCGGTCGTGCCCTGTCCGAATACGCTCGTATCAATCCTCAGGAAGTACGTCGTTTCGTACAAGATAACGCTTTCGCTGAACAGACCACCCAGGAAATTCTAAGAATGATTTAA
- a CDS encoding 4-alpha-glucanotransferase has translation MRYGDLSYFQSGVAVPLFSLYSHQSIGIGEYLDLIQFARWAQFCDFNIIQLLPVNDTGAEASPYSARSAFALNPVFINIQSVDGSSEFEEEIQKGKDEFDALGKIDYYKISTWKRSILRRIFDNRYDSLKKSKVLSRWIDENVWAKPYCVYATLKAQNGESSWRDWSAHQDPTEKDIEKLWTKNQKDCLFQAWMQCVAEMQFTTAVAEVSKMGLRIKGDIPILINEDSADVWSERKFFSLDDRAGAPPDMFSYSGQNWGFPTYRWDVLEQDNFNWWRRRLAQASKFYHAYRIDHVLGFFRIWSIPQCEVTGIMGRFNPCIPLTLGELQNAGFCKETLEYLRRPNYSIEQLREFLGADADRLASVCFQVLDGHWDRLILKPEYSSEKAILSMDEPQEVKDKMLKVYWNRVFIPSGDENTYYPFWYWYNQPVLFTLPENEQKKLQEILKANENAQNGLWEQNATKLLSVLANETDMLVCAEDLGAVPPCVPTVLNKLNILALRIERWARNWNAPYSPYYNMDEYPRLSVCATSCHDTSTLRGLWKEADFDRNLYWSHAHLPGNAPEEITPTVARTILTHVFTSNSLFCILPAQDYFALSASLSKVDPEQERVNIPGTVGGANWCYRLPCSVDELLDYSSLSSDIRKLVDVRKRRPLWKF, from the coding sequence ATGCGTTATGGTGATCTTTCTTATTTCCAGAGCGGCGTAGCCGTTCCTCTTTTCAGTCTTTATAGCCACCAGAGCATTGGCATTGGTGAATATCTTGACTTGATTCAGTTTGCTCGCTGGGCTCAGTTCTGCGACTTCAATATTATTCAGCTTTTGCCGGTGAACGATACTGGTGCTGAAGCCAGCCCTTACAGTGCCCGTAGCGCTTTCGCTCTGAATCCGGTGTTCATTAACATCCAGTCCGTGGACGGTTCTTCCGAATTTGAAGAAGAAATCCAGAAGGGCAAGGATGAATTTGACGCCCTGGGAAAGATCGACTATTATAAGATTTCCACCTGGAAACGTTCCATCCTCCGTCGCATTTTCGACAACCGCTATGATTCCCTGAAGAAAAGTAAGGTTCTTAGCCGTTGGATCGACGAAAACGTCTGGGCAAAGCCTTACTGCGTATACGCAACCCTGAAGGCCCAGAATGGTGAATCCAGCTGGAGAGACTGGTCTGCCCATCAGGATCCGACCGAAAAGGATATCGAAAAGCTCTGGACCAAAAATCAGAAGGATTGCTTGTTCCAGGCATGGATGCAGTGTGTTGCTGAAATGCAGTTCACTACTGCCGTTGCTGAAGTTTCCAAAATGGGTCTTCGCATCAAGGGCGACATTCCTATTCTGATCAATGAAGACAGTGCGGACGTCTGGTCTGAACGCAAGTTCTTCTCCCTGGATGATCGTGCAGGCGCTCCTCCTGACATGTTCAGCTACAGCGGTCAGAACTGGGGTTTCCCCACTTACCGCTGGGACGTTCTGGAGCAGGACAACTTCAACTGGTGGCGTCGTCGTCTGGCACAGGCCAGCAAGTTCTACCACGCATACCGCATCGACCATGTGTTGGGCTTCTTCCGTATCTGGTCCATTCCTCAGTGCGAAGTCACGGGCATTATGGGACGTTTCAATCCCTGCATTCCTCTGACTCTGGGCGAACTCCAGAACGCCGGCTTCTGCAAGGAAACTCTGGAATACCTGCGCCGTCCCAACTACTCCATCGAACAGCTCCGCGAATTCCTGGGCGCTGACGCCGACCGCCTTGCTTCCGTATGCTTCCAGGTGCTGGATGGCCACTGGGATCGCCTGATCCTCAAGCCGGAATACTCCAGCGAAAAGGCAATCCTTTCCATGGATGAGCCTCAGGAAGTAAAGGACAAGATGCTGAAGGTTTACTGGAACCGCGTATTCATTCCTTCTGGCGACGAAAATACTTACTATCCGTTCTGGTACTGGTACAACCAGCCGGTGCTGTTCACTCTGCCGGAAAACGAACAGAAGAAACTTCAGGAAATTCTCAAGGCAAACGAAAACGCCCAGAATGGTCTGTGGGAACAGAATGCAACCAAGCTGCTGTCTGTTCTTGCCAACGAAACCGACATGCTGGTTTGCGCCGAAGACCTTGGTGCCGTTCCGCCTTGCGTACCTACGGTCCTGAACAAGTTGAATATCCTTGCCCTCCGTATTGAACGTTGGGCTCGCAACTGGAACGCACCTTATTCTCCCTACTACAATATGGATGAATATCCTCGTCTTTCCGTTTGCGCCACTAGCTGCCACGATACCTCTACTCTTCGCGGCCTCTGGAAGGAAGCTGACTTCGACAGAAACCTCTACTGGTCTCATGCTCACCTGCCGGGCAACGCTCCGGAAGAAATTACACCCACGGTGGCTCGCACCATCCTGACTCATGTGTTTACTTCCAATAGTTTGTTCTGTATCCTGCCTGCCCAGGATTATTTCGCCCTTTCCGCAAGCCTTTCCAAGGTGGATCCGGAACAGGAACGCGTGAATATCCCGGGTACCGTAGGTGGTGCAAACTGGTGCTATCGCCTGCCTTGCTCCGTAGACGAACTGCTGGATTACTCTTCCCTCAGTTCCGACATCCGCAAGCTGGTGGATGTGCGTAAACGCCGCCCCCTGTGGAAATTTTAA
- a CDS encoding glycoside hydrolase family 13 protein produces MKSFAPAWVKDAVFYQIFPDRFCKSEHYKAAGKFVDWNSKPTRENMFGGNLQGIESKLPYIRSLGVNALYFCPIFKSNSNHRYHTVDYFEIDPVLGTLQDFDRLVRKAHKLGLRIILDGVFNHSSRGFFQFNSLLELGKNSPYVDWFHIRKWPLNAYSKKANYECWWNFPALPKFNTDNPEVREYLMSVAEFWMKRGIDGWRLDVPNEIDDDSFWQEFRRRMKSINPQAYIVGEIWDEPSRWLMGDQFDGVMNYMFRKATLAYLFDENPISTEEYCSRLKAAFPQFRYSAMGQKPAGDIPMNLLGSHDTTRLQNLPCSDEARVRLALALLFFMPGAPCIYYGDELGLQGGKDPDNRRTIPWENLKELKKSPIFDWIRELVRLRQDNLALRQGSFAVGSSVSGFFIERSDGENTLKLDVYWSPDSKNPPVFAIFAPN; encoded by the coding sequence ATGAAATCATTTGCTCCAGCCTGGGTTAAGGACGCCGTCTTTTACCAGATTTTTCCGGATCGTTTTTGTAAATCCGAGCATTATAAAGCTGCCGGTAAATTCGTGGATTGGAATTCCAAGCCTACTCGTGAAAACATGTTTGGGGGAAACCTCCAGGGCATCGAAAGCAAGCTCCCTTACATCAGGAGCCTAGGAGTAAATGCACTTTATTTCTGCCCCATTTTCAAGAGCAATTCAAATCACCGCTACCACACGGTGGATTACTTCGAAATTGATCCAGTCCTCGGGACGCTTCAGGATTTCGACCGTCTGGTCCGTAAGGCACACAAGCTTGGCCTCCGGATTATTCTGGATGGTGTATTCAATCATTCTTCCCGCGGTTTCTTCCAGTTCAATAGCCTTTTGGAGCTGGGAAAGAATTCTCCTTACGTCGATTGGTTCCACATCAGGAAGTGGCCCCTGAACGCCTACTCCAAAAAGGCCAATTATGAATGCTGGTGGAACTTTCCCGCCTTGCCCAAGTTCAATACCGACAATCCGGAGGTCCGCGAATATCTCATGAGTGTGGCGGAATTCTGGATGAAACGAGGCATCGATGGCTGGCGCCTGGATGTTCCCAACGAAATTGACGATGACAGTTTCTGGCAGGAATTCCGCCGCCGGATGAAATCCATCAATCCCCAGGCCTACATCGTGGGGGAAATCTGGGATGAGCCATCCCGCTGGCTGATGGGGGACCAGTTTGACGGCGTCATGAACTACATGTTCCGTAAGGCGACCTTGGCGTACCTTTTTGACGAAAATCCCATTTCTACGGAAGAATATTGTAGCCGCCTGAAGGCTGCCTTCCCCCAGTTCCGTTACAGTGCCATGGGACAAAAGCCCGCTGGCGACATTCCGATGAACCTGCTGGGAAGTCACGATACCACTCGCCTGCAGAACTTGCCTTGCTCCGACGAAGCCCGCGTTCGCCTGGCCTTGGCCTTGCTTTTCTTTATGCCGGGCGCTCCCTGTATATATTATGGTGACGAATTAGGCTTGCAGGGCGGTAAGGACCCTGATAACCGCCGTACCATTCCGTGGGAAAACCTGAAAGAGCTGAAAAAATCCCCGATTTTTGACTGGATTCGGGAACTTGTTCGCCTGCGTCAGGACAATTTGGCTCTTCGACAAGGATCTTTTGCCGTGGGTTCTAGCGTTTCTGGATTTTTTATTGAACGTAGTGATGGTGAAAACACCCTAAAACTGGATGTGTATTGGTCACCCGATTCGAAAAACCCGCCGGTTTTTGCTATCTTTGCGCCCAACTAA